One Ignavibacteria bacterium genomic window, TACCGGCCGGAATATTCGTTCACGTTGGCTGTGCGATGCCTGATCCATTGTCGGGCAACGAAGATCGGCAGCTTCACATGGAACTTGAACTCCACCATTTCGAACGGTGTAGTATGCGCGTGACGCAGCAAATAGCGGATGAGCCCCCTATCCTCGTGCACCTTCTTTGTCCCGGAGCCATAGGACACGCGGGCGGCTTGCACGATGGCGGCATCATCCCCCATCACGTCAATGAGTCGAACGAATCCCTTGTCAAGGCAGGGAAACTCCTTACCGATCAGCGATTGTATCTGTTCTGTCATAGGTACAAAGATAGAATCTGGCTTCCGTAGATTCGCCTTTCGGTCAAAGGATCCTAATCGTATTCTTCTGAGGGGCTATGTATTTCTTTCGAGCGATAGTTTGCTGTGTCGGCGCAATAGTCCTTTTTCAGGGGGCTGGGCAGGCCGGAGAGACCTCACCCGCAACATTTGAGGCGTTCCGCGATACCGTCCTGAACCTCAAACTCGATAGTTCATCCCACCGACAGATAGGGGGCGTGATCTTCGAGGACGGCCTGATAACGATCAGTCTCGACAGCGGATCCTGGGTCTATCTGGAGCGCTATGATGGCCGTCCGGTAGCCGGCGTTTTCTCCGGAAGTGGCACCGTTACCTTTACCCCGAATCACCCTACCGAAGTGGTGAACCTCCAACGATTCTACCATGCCGATCAATTTTCGGAAGAATTCGACAAGGCCGTGTTCATCTTCACGGATAATCGACTTCCTTCGCTGATCAATGAGTTTCCTGCCTCTGGGAGCGTTCCGGAATCAATGCAGGGATCTGCGTTGATGGCTACGTCCTTCATCAGTGAGAACGACAACAAGGACGTCGATGGCGCATTCTCGCGTTGTCTGTTGAACAACTATTCATCACCTCTATTCTATGCGCAGCTAAAGTATCGGAAGGACATGGAGTGTTACGTGGTTCACAACCCGTACGACATCGAGCCTTTCATTCTCTCGGCACGACACGAGAAGAAGGGTCCAAAGTCCATGACCTTTATCAATCAATGTCCGGACGTGTCCGGTTGGCCACCACTCTCTGATGACGGTGTTGAAGGCCACGATCAGGTTCGAACGATCAAGCATACGATGACGTGCGACATTGCAAGATCACTCGACATGAAGACACATGATCGGATCGACATGGAGGTCAATGCCGACAGCGTGCTGTGGCTTGAAATGGAGATCACCTCGTATCTAAAGCTTGACTCTGTTAAACTCAACAGTGAGAAACTCACCACGTTCCGCTCGAAAGATGCATCTCGGTTCTGGGTGAAACTCCCCTCTTGGCACAAGAAGGGTCAGCCCCTTTCCATCACTGTGTCGTACAGTGGCGACATCATTGAACGATATCAGGACTACACCGTGTTGAAGACGTCGCTCGATTGGATCCCATCACACTCGTATTTCCATAAAGCACTCTACGACATAACGTTCTCCTATCCTTCATCGATGACGTTGCTCTCGCTCGGCGAACAGAAGTCGATCAATACCGTTGATCGCACAACCACGAGTCGTTGGGTGACAACCATCCCGAACACTAACAACTCCTTCCATATCGGTCTCTTCAAGAGCAGAGAGCTTGAGACGACCAAGGAAACACCAACGGCCACGTTGCACTACAATACCAAGGACCAGGTAGATGCTGTTGCCTTGGATGTTCAACAATCATTGTTGTTCTATTCTCGACTCTTCGGTCCTCTCTCGATCAGCCACCTGAATGCAACAGAACTTCCGGGAAATCACGGCGAAGCATTCCCCGGACTCTTACACCTATCGAGTTATGCGTTCTTTCGTGCAGAGGATGCATCAACGGATGATTTCTTTGGCGAACAGTTCACATCGCACGAGGTAGCACACCAATGGTGGGGTATCAGCGTGAAGCCGATGCTCTACCGGGACCGCTGGATCTCAGAAGGATTTGCTGAGTACTCATGCCTCATGTATTCCCAGTTGGCTGCGCAGGAGGGAAAAAAGTTCTTTCGTTTGCTCGATGAATACCGAGATCAGATCATGTCGTTCGGCAAGAAAGCACTCGGTGAGAATCTCGCCCCACCCTCTGTAGCACTTGGTCATCGCGTAACGTCAGGTGCAGGAATCAGCGGCGGAAATGCTTACAATGCCTTTGTCTATTACAAAGGGGCATGGGTTCTTCACATGCTTCGGAACATGATGATCGACCTCAGGACCATGAAGGAGGATGTCTTCCTTACGGTCATGAAGGAATTCTACGTGAAGTACAATGGTAAGCGTGCATCAACGGCCAACTTCCAGCGCACCATTGAGAACGTAACTGGCGCCGACTTGCAGTGGTTCTTTGATGAATGGGTCTACGGCAACCAGCTTCCTACCTACACCGTTGCATGGAAGAAAGAGGCACTTCCAGCGGGACAATGGAAGGTTACGCTGCGTGTGAAGCAAGAAGGTGTCTCGGATGACTTCACAATGCTTGTGCCGGTGAAGGTTGTTGGAGATGACAAGCAGCTCACACGCATGCGCCTCCAAGTGACCGGCAAGGTCTCTGAAGTTGTCTTACCGCACTTTTCTTTCGAACCGGACGATCTGATCTTCAACGATCTGTCTTCTGTCCTCTGCACCGTAGAGACTGAAAAGTACTAGCTGCCACTCGATGGTAGGAATGGGATCAGCGACTGCGCGAAGTGCCGGATGTTGCGCGTTTGCATCCAGATCGTACCCGGACCGCTGAACATACAGACAAGACCTTCTCCACTGGCAAAGGAGCTGAAGAGCCCCTTCGCCGCTGTTTTGATGGAGTATTGCATACCATCGGTGAAGGCCACGATATGTCCAGTATCAACAACGTACGGCTCACCCGGACCAAGCGTCTTCTTGTAGATCGCACCGAATCCATTGAGAAAGAGCGGTCCGGACCCTGAGAGAACACTGAGGAAGAGATCTGTGCCCGCCACGAGTGACTTGATCGAACCTCTGGCACTGATCGTAAGATCGGGGCTGCCAGCGAGGTAGGCACCACCGTAGGCAAGGATGGTCTCATTGTTCAGATCCAGCTGCATGATGTCTCCGGGTGCAGACGGGGCTAGGTAGAGTTCGCCCGGACCGTGGGCGGCAGTGTACATCGAGGCAAAGATCGACTCTCCGCCGACGGCGGCTTTGAGTGTTCCAAGAAGCCCCTTACCTGCAGACTTCGTCTCCAGTTCGATGGTAGGTGTCATCGACAACATCGCACCCGGCTCGGCTCGGAATCTCTCGCCCTGTTGCATATCCACGCGCAGGGAGGCGTAGACGGGACCATTCTCGATCGTGAAGTTCATCTTATTCTCCGTTATAGATCACGGCACCGGAGGCCACATAGGCCTCGAGCACCTTCATACCTTCATTTCGCAGAACATCGCGAGTCACT contains:
- a CDS encoding TIGR00266 family protein, which produces MNFTIENGPVYASLRVDMQQGERFRAEPGAMLSMTPTIELETKSAGKGLLGTLKAAVGGESIFASMYTAAHGPGELYLAPSAPGDIMQLDLNNETILAYGGAYLAGSPDLTISARGSIKSLVAGTDLFLSVLSGSGPLFLNGFGAIYKKTLGPGEPYVVDTGHIVAFTDGMQYSIKTAAKGLFSSFASGEGLVCMFSGPGTIWMQTRNIRHFAQSLIPFLPSSGS